taggctttcgtgctcttccccttatACTATGTTTGTCCTGACGTGTCTTGCTCATTTTGTCCCAATGAGGGCacacattaaaactaaaatgattcgtaatcattacttcatacagttaaaatataataatataggttttcaaacatgcattcatcactccatacatatcatacatagacattcaattcattttaaaacgttgcgaggcggagtttttctttaaagaggttttttttttacttaaagcAGTTCCCCATGCCTCACTGCATTCATTTCTTAAAgggtcttttcatgcatacacatacatcttttcatacatgcatgcattctttcttaacatacatacatcttttcatacatacatgcattatttcttaacatacatacatacattctttcttatcgcttTTATTGGCTATTGCACACTGTTAATCCCATTGTACtggggttagcagtcttttggacTTGATTCTGCCCATGGGCataggttgggaatccatttcgTTAGGGTGGagcactaggtgcactactagtactacttatcTGTCATTGCAATCTGCTCAGTCCAGTCCTTCGGTACCTTTTCTTTCCATTCAtgtggccgttacgtattttcacACATTAAACATTCAGTCCTttccattcattccttttcagTTCTTTACAGTCTAGTCCTTTCCAGttctttcattccttttttttaGTTCATTCATTTATTCCAGTCCTTTCAATTCTTACAGTCCATCAGTCcttttattcataaaagtcattttaaaagcatgGAATATTTTAAAACTCTTTCTTCAGGCCGAGACctctcatttcatttcgtgaaaatgcatacaatacataccacatataacatttattcacatgcatacacttacatactttgggtgtgtGACAATGGGCTGCCAAGGAAGGTCGTTACGTACATGTACTTAAAAACTTATGCTTAGCATCCTTTTTTAAAACGTCTTTCGTGTCAGTTCGTAAAGCATCGTAAAGAAAAGcatttgtttttatcttcttatcttttagaaaaactctagaagagtatgaccgcaatacttacttggacttcatgccatactcattcgatgcagtccattcatgtgcatgtcagatggcaacctacatgtatACACATTACCTCACATCATTCTCTGTCTAATGCAaaagcaactatactagaaatagaacttaGAACACTTTCCGTCCATCCTTAGGCTcttacatgccatttactatggTAAAACCTTCGGAGTCTTATACCTTAAAGTGAAACTTcgtaattcaccttagggttaagacactaagacatttgtcttattcttctatCAACCACATATTGACGCATGACTCAGACTGACTAAGTCACACATCCTAATcctagacaacttacccattactaccttcatgtatcctagcccataaCCAATCTCCATTttcatccatacatgccacaaggctttaagccaactctggggctaaaacaccGCGTAACCATGTTGAAAACAAATtttccattatatatggtaaatctatCAGATACATGTGTTTCACCAGaagcacatgtaccttaccctttTTCACCTTAGAACAACTTATAGTCCAATGAACGTCTGATTGTATAAACAAgttccatactccgataccaacttctactcaaacccgATCGGTAGGACTCTTGCTACTTTTCGGCTCCTCTACAAGTTCATCCTGACACTTAATAAGATAGGACTACATCTACAATGCACCTCTGTCAAGTCACGTAGCTAGAGACTAATCTCGAGTTATATCACGATACCCGTCATGCTTCAGCTGCGCTACTCTtacacttttccaccacttcacacatattcttagccataagtcaaccataAAGTGACACTCGTCACCTCGAACTACATGCCACATCACAGCTATTTCGggatactgttacacagtttccGACACTACACAACACATTCTATGCTCTTCAACTATGCAACCATTCCGTTCTTTGCGACATGCCATACGGTGCATcactacacaacatggagtacgcaTCGAATGTACTCCCTTCGCTACATTACTTATtatcacgatgcacatcacactGTGCATCACTACATGACACAGAGCACACGCCATATGTACTCTCTTCATTCTACGCCACACGTCACTACGGCGCACATCACACGATGCGTCATTGCACTACATCGAGTACACTCCATGTGTACTCCATTCACACATCACGTCGCATCACAACTGCGGCATACACCTTACGCCCATATCTCACAGCAcaatccacaacactacacagttACGCTCAACACTTCACTACATAGCCACACTTCACTACGcactccacaatactaacagcATAATCCACAATCTATTAACTAACATATAGCATAAATAacaagagatagagggttataccatcgatgggATAACCAATGCGTTGCTCGCTGCACGTCACGGAAAGACATCAGAAGAGTCGTACATGACAGTTAACACCATGAACAGTGGCGGTTAGCCACATACAGTGCCTGTCCACCAGGTAAAATGGCTTTGACTTGGGAATAGCTAAGCATGGTTTTGGAAAGGCTGAAGGTGGCCTCATAGTGGTCTGGGTGGTAGAGCACGATGGATCTCGCCATGAACAATGCACccgagagagagtgagggtgcgTGAGGTTAAAGGGAGGAGTTGGAAGTTATGGCTAGGCATGGAGgagcttgagggaggtgtggtgCAGCTATGGTGGCTAGACGGTGGCCCACGGTGGAGGagaggctgtgagagagtgagagaagtAGGGACTTTGGTTGGGCATGGGAATTActagggaaggtcatggtggtCAAGACAAGCCATTGGTGGTGGTATGGTGGTGTGGGTAGTCGTGCACGGTGGAGAAACTATGCGTGTGTGTGTGCAATGGcccaattgagagagagagagagagagagagagagagagagagagagaggaaaagaagaccATGGAAAGGAAGCCATGGAGTGGGGGTGCCGATAGAGGAGCTCAGTGGCCACTTTGGCCGTGTACGGTGGCGCTAGGAGGAAGAAATGGGTTTTCATACCCATTCGGTTGGAGGGAAGATGAGAGAGAGTTGGTTGCCGGTGTGACTCACCACAGGTGGGGGTGAACTCGTTGACTTGAGGGGATGCTGCTGGTGGTAGAGGTGAGGCTAGGTGGCGTGTGGTGGCACCGGCTGGAGGAGAGAAGCCGCACGGtggagaagagagggagagtgcACGCGGggctgggagagagagagagagagagagagagagagagagagagagagagagagagagaggaaaacgTGAGGAAAAAAGGCTAGGggttgggtatttaatccagacTCTTCGTTTCAGGGtcttcaaaacgatctaacggtaaatttaaatactaatttgaaaatgcgtaagcattttatttaaattaaacactaagaggaattaagatagaatattattttataaactaaagtttataaaacaatttttcttcatcattaattaaaatgatgaaatctaGTTAGTTACtcgaagagaataaaaccatttaaattaatttagagttttcaacataaatttgaatctcataatatttttaaatgactaaaatctttaatttaattaattttgcacaattataatatttttcaagctgttcaaaaatattataattgtgttatttaaaaacaagcttagtcCAATAACATTAGAAATATCacgtataaatatttttaaaatatttaaaatatccgtaagttttaaaatatcaaacttACTTTAAAATCCGTttgttatcttttaaaatacgcTATCGAGGCTCGGCACATAAAACAAGACTCGTAATTATGGAAGAAAGAATGAGTGGGGTATTACATATAGCCCATTTTTTGCTTGACTAAAATTGCTCGCTATTGGatgttatttcttttcttccttgctttccttttgcttttctatttatcttcttcttttttctctttctctccatTCTTATTCctcttcttatttctttttttttttttcctttgaaatGGGGTTGCCTCTAGTCTAAGTATGGCAACTGATGTTGACAACCCACTTGCCCCCTGTAGGGGCTAAGCTTGTGGTGGAGTGTTCTGGCTGACGTGTCCTTCACGATGGTACTATTGCCAGTGAGTCTTCATGGTGGTCCCGTTCAAGCTGCCTGCTAGCCTTCATGATGATTCTACTTTTTTTGCTCTCGATCCCTCGTGATGATTCCACTTGCGGTGCCTGCGAGCCTTCGTAATGATTCCATTCGTACTGCCCTCGAGGCTTCACGATGGTTCCACTCACACTGCCCACAAGCCTTCACTATGGTTCCACTCACATCGCCCTTGAGCTTTTAAGGTGGTCTCACTCACAATGCCTACGAGCCATTGGCAGCAATCATGCTTGCAAGGCCAGCAAGTATTCTCGGATGTCCATTATGCTATCTATGGGTTCATCCTGTGTTCTGTGCGTTATATGTGACCCTTCCCCTTGGTTGTGTTGCCATGCTTAGGCTGCCTAAGAACTCTTCCTGCAATCATTGTGTTGCCCGCGAGTTCTCCTTGTGGTTATACTCGAACTGTCCGTGAGCTCTCCATCATGCTGCTAATTAAGCTGGGCACTTTGTCTCCCACAAACTTATCCCACGGGCTCTTGTGCTACCCGTAAGGTTCTTCATAGTGGCCGTTCGCAAGCTTCTTCCTGTGGGTCTTGTGTTGTCTGTAAGCTTCCATGGTAGTTGTGCCTGGGGCTGTCTATGAGATTTCATTTTGGCTAATGCTAGTACATTGCACGCAAGCTCTCTCAAAGGTCACTACCGGCAAGTCTCTTCACAGTGATCGTGCTACTGTCCATGATCTCTTTCTACAGTGATCTTTGTGAGCTTCTCCCCGTGGCAATCCGTGAGCTTCTCCACCGTGGGTATCTGTGAGCTTCTCCAATGTGGCAATCCGTGAGCTTTCCTTGGATTGTCCTACTCGAGGGCATCTCATGGTGGCCAAAGGCTACCCTCAGGCTGGCAGAAGATGCCAATGCCCCCAGTGATGGTTATCTGCCAAACAAAGGGCTCACGACAACATGTCATGAGCTTCTCGCACAAGGTGCTCATGCTGCTGGTCAGCATGGTTGCTGGATAGCTTTCCCCTAACATGGTGATTAGAGGTCTCTCAAGTAGAGACAAATGACACCAGCGAGCCAGATGGTGGCAGCTAGTGTCCTCCCTTGGCCATGCTGTTGATAGGAGTGGTCATTGCCCACGTGCAAAGGGTGGGACGCACAGTGTGTGTTGTTCATAGCCCCAGCAGACAAGGGGCCACTAGGGTCACCTCTAGAAACTGTTGACGGTCGAGAGCGGACCTTCAGCAAGTCATCTAAGCTCACAGTGGAAAGTTGCGAGCTTCTGCTTGCCAAGCCACTACTCGCAACCCAGTAGCTGGGTGCAGCCCTGCCGAAGGGGGACCACACCACACTGAACAAAAGCTGCTGACAGTCCACATGGTGGCCACCGATGGGCCAACAGACCACGTGGCAAGCTGCCACGAGGCTCCTCGGGTGCACAGTGACGTGCACCCATGGAGAGCCATATGTGCCATGCACGGTTTCCACATGCATCCCTGGCTCCAGTATTCTATGTGCTCGGCCTTTAATGTGAGTGctcaacatattttttatacacaatttaAGTTGTCAGGAGCCTGGCCTGTCAGTCTATACACTACACATATAAAAAGGTGCAATGCGCTCAACTGAGAAAGCTCGCGGTCATTTTCTGcagtaatatttttcataaaaataaaaataagaaagctGGGAATACTTATCTAGAGAGCTTCACTTCTGGAGATTATTGAGTGCACCAAGAAATCTTCCATCTTCCACTCCTGATGTTAGAAGTACTGATCCCATAAACGGCACTAACTGTTAACAACGTGTTTCATCAacaaactggaagaggaaaaggaTCCCTCCTCGATGCGCTGAAGTGGCGTTGGGCCCCATTTGGTGATGTGTGGGTCTTTATATGGTGGGCTTGAACGAGGCTATGTGGGCTCTCAACTGATCCAATGCAACTGTACGGAGTCTGTGCACATGGCCATGGTGGTGAAAGTAGATAAATGtaggaaaaatagaaagagataaacacacatatttatatGGTTTGACATTGGGCCTACTTCCGCTAGGGCTTGGGGAGAGGAGAATCCACTATAATAAACTTGATTTATAGACTCTCAAAGTCTCTCATCCTCATTATACTATAGGTTTCATAGATTTCTCTTCCTGATATGTAAACTATCGCAAAATCTCGTGTCTGGTGGTTGAAGAAACCTTCTTGATAAGCATCCTACGAAGTTTGCTGAAGAGTCCATCCGGAGTCCTCAGTTATCTGTGCTCTCCTCCTTTATGTCACGTCACCTTACCTTGggtcttttccctttttttcctcCTACCATCCTGACATTACTTTGCCtccctttctttcattttctcttcttttcttctttcatcttccctcccttttttcatattttgttctcCAGTGCAACCCCCTTGATGGGCTGGGACTCGAGAGCATATATGGGCCTGTGACAAAAATCCcctctaacaatatttattagtaatttattatataatacaaaattatgctatatataattatatatattatatataaaaaatcatataaaaaataatttatacaatattaaaaattaaaatatatatatatgaattaatcCCATCCAATTTAGTCCGGTATtaggacaaaaaaaaatagaaatcaaaCTTATATACGTTGTCATTACCAAAGATTTTTGTTAAAACGACTTTTCGACCCAAAAGAAAACCTGTGTGGGATTGAAAACGACGACGTTTACAAAAACCCTCTTTTACCCTGCCACAATTTCGTCTCTCACTGGTCACTCCACCTTCATACCCGATCGTCACTCACGCAGAGAGCTGAGTTTCAACCATCACAAGATGGGAACCCTTGGAAAAGCAATATACACCGTCGGATTCTGGATTCGAGAGACCGGCCAGGCCATTGATCGTCTCGGCTCCCGCCTCCAAGGCAACTACTACTTCCAAGAGCAACGTAAAACTCCCAACCATTACCTCCTTCTAAACCTAGATCTCTTGTTTTACCAAATCTGTTACtcgaaatttataaaaattttcgtTGTCGATTTCGTTTTTCCATAATTTAGATCGTTTCTGTAAAATGCTACCGTCTGCTTGGGTCAGAAATACGATTTGGCCTGCTTAGATCACTTTTTGTTTCCGCTCAATTAGATGTTTTGCTGCTACGGAAAGTGTTTTAAGTgtttgaaccttttttttttccacccaTAACGCGTTGACGGAATGTTTCAATTGTCAACGAGCTGGATTTTCTTTTGGAAATGACGAATTGAAAGCTAGcggaaaatattgtgaaatagATTAGGGGATTTGGCGAGCACTGTGCTTTTCATAGTTACGCTTTTATGCCCATATTAACGAgttcttattttcttgtatGCTTTAAATATGCATAGGGTGATTATTGTTCTTACTTGCTTTGCTGAGATTTGGGTAAATGTGGCTGCACTGTTTTGCTTGACTTCTGACatatatttattcaaataattttttagtgtCTCGGCATCGAACTCTTATGAACATATTCGATAAAGCTCCTGCGGTTGATAAGGATGCATTTGTTGCCCCAAGTGCCTCTATCATTGGGGATGTTCAAGTTGGAAGAGGATCATCTATTTGGTATGGATGTGTCCTGAGAGGTAAGATTCTTTTTCTGTGATGTATGTAGATTCTTAAACTATGAAATTGGAAtttccttattttctttttttaaagacaCCTTTTTCAtgtcaattttttcaaatctctgtTTTCAATCCTTTTTGGGGAAGGGGGCAGGGTTCGTTTGATAACCTGAATTTGGAAATCGTTTACCCTGCTAATATAAGGCATTATGTAAGGCTGAGGCACCTCATGATTGTTTGACtatgtaaatattttgtttatattgcCACCCTAGTATGTCAAGGTATAATCTTTTGTTACTTATTGTTTCTCAAACGAACACATATGTTGCGGAACTATTATAATTTCATTATGCGTCTCTGATTTGGCTTGATTGTCTTTCaaatatgtatgcatgcaccAGAAATAAGTCGTGAATGAGTTCATACAAAGATTGATTACATTTGAACAATTAAATGAGGTGTCTGAATGCCTTACCCATATTCGAAAGGATTTATGCCTATTCAAGTTGATGGTTGTTCAAATCAGCTGCCTTCTACCCTTCACAAAACCAATTATGGGAAAGTTACAAGTTTCTTCTTCAAGTTTTATTGTTTAGCTACATttgagcttcttctttttttttctttttttttttttaatttggtaataattttggcaaacattttttaatgtaGGTGATGTCAACAGCATCAGTGTTGGTTCTGGAACTAACATACAAGATAACTCCCTTGTACATGTGGCAAAGTCTAACCTAAGTGGCAAGGTCTTACCTACTATTATTGGGGATAATGTTACTGTAGGTGAGTAATTTGGTGACGATTATATGCATTGTGTGAAATTTCTTAACCTGGTGTTGGTTCCATTCTTTACTGGATTAATTTGGAAATTGGAACTGGGCAGGTCATAGTGCTGTTATCCATGGCTGTACTGTTGAAGATGAGGCCTTTGTTGGTATGGGAGCAACACTCCTTGATGGCGTTGTTGTTGAGAAACATGGTATGGTTGCTGCTGGAGCCCTTGTGAGACAGAATACAAGGATCCCGGCTGGTGAGGTCTGTCTGCAGATGCTCTTATCTCTTTTGAatctattcatttattttaaggaGTTACATGAAGTATCTTAGAGGGACACATGTTGTTCAAAAAATGAATAGTGATGTCTCAACAATGGCCTTATTCTTGATTTAGAGAGACAAATAATTGCTCTAGTTGGTGACTATGGAATAATCACCATAATAATGTTGTAGATATAGCATTACATTGGGAGGGAGATACTGGCCCCGTCCCTGATCAAATTTCAAATGGCTGATTCATTTGATGGTGTCAAATATTGTAGCTTTGTtgagaattttttaatttctgttaGATCTCAAATTGACCAATGATTAGGAGGAAAAAGGATTCTTAATCCTTCAATTCCTTTTAgtgctctctctttctctctctactttGGTTATCTACCCATTTCACATGGGGGGAAAATTTCTAGTGCGTTAACTCTCATTGCTTTTGAACAGAAGTATTCTGTTTTTTGCCTTCAGTCAGAAAACTCATCCTGAATGATTCCTTCTTTTAGGAATTTGGTAGAGTTGGATTTGATATGTAATGCAGTAAGGCTAATTTAGTCCTTTCTGATGCGGGATCTATTAACATCTCCAATGCATTGCATTAGGAACAGATGCTCACCTCTAACAAATGATTAGTgaatgtgtacttgggctatgccttttcttatcaataaagttttacttttacttaaaaaataataattcaaataatGAATCACAGGTATGGGGAGGAAACCCAGCACGATTCCTGAGAAAGCTCACTGATGAAGAGATAGCCTTTATATCCCAGTCAGCCACCAACTATACAAACCTGGCACAGGTTCATGCAGCCGAGAATGCGAAACCATTTGATGAGATCGAGTTTGAGAAGGTTCTCCGCAAGAAGTTTGCTCATCGGGATGAGGAGTATGACTCGATGCTGGGAGTTGTTCGTGAAACTCCCCCTGAACTTATTCTTCCAGATAACATTCTACCAGATAAAGCAACAAAGGATTCTCAAAAATGAGGATTTTTAGGAAGttcttttttttccatttcagATCTTGATATTGGACAACAAGGAATATTTGTTGTTATGAGCAAAAACATGGAAAAGGGAttcttttcttcaaaataataccAGACGTGTTAGGGAAGAATTATTGCTTCTTTCTAGCTCCTGTCTCTATTCTTcctgcaattttattttttattttttattttttattttttat
This is a stretch of genomic DNA from Carya illinoinensis cultivar Pawnee chromosome 15, C.illinoinensisPawnee_v1, whole genome shotgun sequence. It encodes these proteins:
- the LOC122296383 gene encoding gamma carbonic anhydrase 1, mitochondrial; this translates as MGTLGKAIYTVGFWIRETGQAIDRLGSRLQGNYYFQEQLSRHRTLMNIFDKAPAVDKDAFVAPSASIIGDVQVGRGSSIWYGCVLRGDVNSISVGSGTNIQDNSLVHVAKSNLSGKVLPTIIGDNVTVGHSAVIHGCTVEDEAFVGMGATLLDGVVVEKHGMVAAGALVRQNTRIPAGEVWGGNPARFLRKLTDEEIAFISQSATNYTNLAQVHAAENAKPFDEIEFEKVLRKKFAHRDEEYDSMLGVVRETPPELILPDNILPDKATKDSQK